CTCTATTCGAGCAGGATGAAGGTGAACCCGTGGATTTGAGTGGTGGCAACACACTCATTCCCTGGTGGTTTGGTCTCGGCAACTTTGACAACGAGCGCGAAAACATTGGTGCGTCCATAGCGCTTGATTATCGCGTCAGTGATGCAACGTCTCTGTACGCCAAAGGCAGCTACAACAAGCTGGAAGACATCGAGCTAAGCAGCGGATTCTTCATTATCGCTGATGACGATGAATTGTATCAAAATGGTGTGTTCGACCCAGAAGGCGGAACAGTTTACCAAGTGCGCAGCGAGTACGAAGAGTCTGTGTTTACCAATAGTACGCTCACCTTTGGCGGAGAAACGTTGTTCGATGCATTTACGGTCGAATATTCGGTTGGGTATGCACGCGGTTTGTTTGATGAGCCGAACGACTACGAAGTGGCCTTTGAATACGAACTATCAGACCGGGTTCTGTACAATTATAGCAACCCGTTTTTTCCACAGCCTATTTTGTCGGCAGCAGACGAAGCAGCTATTCGCGATCCTTCAAATTTTTCACTGGGCGGCAATGACATTGACGAGGACGTTTCTAAGGACCGTAAATACGTTGGCCAAATTGATGTAACCTATGAGCCTTCATCTCCGTCTATATCGTACATTAAGGGTGGAGCTAAGGCCTTGCGGTCCAAGCGGTCTTTGTTTGAGGCCAATGTGCTTGAGGCAGATGGAGATTTAGATCTTATCGGGTCTGTATTCGATGGCGGCGGTTTTCTGGATACCAGCGACATTGGCTCACCTTATGGCCAGATTTTGCGTCTTAACCCAGACGCCATTCGCGATTGGCGCAACATTGGCACGCGTTTGGTAAACGACGGCGTCTTAGAGAACGACTATGATGGAGATCTGCCGGATGAGGACAGCTATAATGGCACAGAGACCATATACGCTGGCTATGGAATGGCCATGTTTACGTCAGGTCCATGGGAAGCCATAGGTGGTGTCCGCGTTGAATACCTCGACTTTGAATCCGAGGGATTTGAAGTCATAGAGACGGAAGATGATGAGATTTTGCAGGGCCGCGTCTCCACGTCCAGCAACACGCAAATCCTTCCGCGCCTGCAAGTGAACTACCGGGCGTCCGATGACTTGATCTTCCGAGGAGCTGCGTTCACCTCATTGGCTCGCCCAGAATTTGCGTTTCTGAATGCGGCCACCGAAATTGAGATTGACGATGAAAACTCCTTGGAGGCGTTTATCGGCAACCCCGACCTCAAGCCAGCCTATGCGTGGAACTTTGACTTAGGCGTTGAGTACTATCTGGAAAATATCGGTCTCGCCTCAGCCAACGTTTTCTATAAAACTATAGATAACTTCATATTCTTTGATGCAGCGCCAGAGGGCGAAGTTTCTGTCGCAGATCTGGAAGCAAGATTCCCTGGGTTCAATATCGACGCTGAAACCGTGTTTAATGGCAACACAGCTGAAGTCTATGGCGTTGAGTTGAACTTCGTCAATCAGTTCACCAACTTAGATGGTTTCTGGGGCGGGTTTGGCGTCTATGCGAACCTGACCCTGCAAGACAGTTCTGCTGATACGGGCCTTGATGGTCGGGGAAAAGTGCCGTTTTTCAATGCACCAAGCTATGTCGGCACGGCGGCTTTGACCTATCAAAAGTACGGTGTGGAAACCAACATCGCCTACACGGTGCGCGGCAGGTCTCTTGAAGAATTGGGGGATTACCTGATCGACAAGTATCAGCAGTCTTACAAGACCCTCGATGTGCAGGCGCGTTACGCATTGACCGACAATGTCACAGCTTACGTGAACGCCATTGACATTCTTGATGGCGGGCTGGATCCAGTCGTGAATAAGACGTTGGGCAAGACCCCAGGATTCCCAGAGGATGTGACATTCAACGGCCGGACAGTGACCTTTGGTCTTTCTGCACGTTTTTAACCTAGGGCTTGGCGGATCAGCACACCTTGGCGCACCGGCATGACGATTGTTCATAATGATCGTGGCCGGTCACGCCGCAGGCGTTGCCGCAGCCTTGCCCCAGCGTTGGGTCAGCTGGTTAAGCGCCGTCTCTCCCGCCGGCAGCTTCTTGTCGGCGCGGGAAGCAGTATTGCAGCAACTGCGTTTGCTCCCCGGTTTAGTCAGGCGGTAACCGCCACACAGTCTAGTAGTCTGGGTTTTGAGGAGATCAGATTGCAACGCACAGAGGGAGAAGTCCTGGCAAAGGGCTACCAGTCTGAAGTGATTGTTGCTTGGGGTGACCCACTATTTGAAAATGCTGAGCCCTTTAATCCTGCAGCACAGACAGCTGAAACAGCCTTGAGCCAGTTTGGCGTCAATAACGACTTCACGGTGTTTCTCCCGTTTGATGATGAGGCCGATCCAACGCACGGGCTTTTGTTCGTTAATCATGAGTATCCCAATCCCCATCTTATGTGGCCTGGATTATCTGAAGAAACTGCCGGGCATGAGATGACTCTTGAGCAACTTGGAACAACGATGGCCAGCGTTGGGTGTTCGGTTGTTGAAATACGGCGCATGGGCCGTTCATGGACGGTCGATCGCAGCAGCTCTTATAACCGCCGAATTTCGATGTCGACGCCAATTACTTTGTCTGGTCCTGCGGCAGGCACGCCAGAGTTAATTACGACAAAGGACCCGACAGGCCGAACCGTTTTCGGAACGGTCTCAAACTGCAACGGTGGTGTTACGCCCTGGGGCACCGTTTTGACTTGTGAAGAAGGGGCCGGTTGGATTTTTGCAGGTGACTACCAAAACACCCCTAATCCGGAACTGCTTCGCCGCTATTACTACGATGACAAGAACAATGATGAGTATGGCTGGGGCCGGGTCGACGAGCGCTTTCAGCTAGAGCGTGAGCCCAACGAACCAAACCGGTTTGAGTGGGTTGTGGAAATTGATCCCTTTGATCCTGACTCGACACCGGTTAAACGCACAGCTCTGGGCCGTTTTGCCCATGAAGGGGCGTCGACTGTTCTTGCCCCAGACGGACGCCTCGTTGTGTATCTGGGAGATGATTGGGAATTTGAATACTGTTATCGCTTCGTTTCGTCGCGGCGCGTAAATACAGAAGATCGTGACGCCAACAAAGATTTGCTTGATGACGGAATTTTGTCTGTCGCAAGGTTTGAAGAGGACGGCAAAGTCCGATGGCTTCCGTTGGTCTTTGGTCAGGGGCCACTGACACCGGATAATGGTTTTTACAGTCAGGCTGATATTCTGATTAATACCCGCCGCGCTGCTGATTTGCTTGAAGCGACGCCTATGGATTCTCCAGAGGGCTTTGCGCCACACCCTCAAACGGGTGATATCTATGTTGCTCTCACCAGTAATTCGGACCGGGTGGAGCCTAATGCGGCCAACCCTCGCCCAAGTAACCGTTTTGGCCACCTGCTCGAACTTTCACCCCCGCCCACGGAAAGTGGTCCAAATCATGCAGCTAGCGTCTTCACATGGGAGGTTTTTGCGCTTTGTGGAGACCCGTCCAATCCAGATCATGAAGCTGCCTTTCACCCAGAAACCTCACGGTATGGCTGGTTCACCGACCCTGACAATATAGGGTTTGATCCGACAGGCCGGTTGTGGGTGTGCACCGATGGAGTTCAACCCTCGGGGCATGACGCGTTATATGTGATGGACGTTCAAGGCCCCGGCCGGGCTATGCCCAGGCTGTTTTATTGTCCACCCGCTGGTGCTGAATGTTGTAGCCCGACGTTTAGCGCAGATGGCCGAACGCTTTTTCTGGCAATTCAACATCCTGGAGAAGGGGTGGCCACGCTTGACGAGACGCCAACGCGTTGGCCAGACTTTGTCTACTCACATCCACCCCGTCCGGCGGTAATCGCAATTACGCGGATAGACGGCGACATCATCGGCACCTAATCATCGCGCGGCTTTAAACGCCTGCTTGCCTTCTAACGCGAGGGCGAAAAACCATTCTGCCTGACCGCCAATGTCGGCCATGAGCTTGCGTTGAACCGGTGTCGCAATGTTCCTCCACGCTTGCCGTTGCTCATCGGTTAACTCATGCAAGGTGATGCCTGCATCCTTTAGCAGCACCAAGGATTCCAGCGCTTCCTGGCGCACCAGTTTGCGGTTGTCGTCCACAGACCCCTGGGCGCTCAAGATGGCGGCTAAGATCTCCGGGGGGGTGTTATCCGCCCAGGCTTTGTTGGCCAACAGCGCCCCCGGGGCAAAAGCATGGCGGGTGAGGGTGAAATGCGGCGCAGATTCATACAGTCCTGCGACCCGATACATCACTGACGTTGTCACACCACCATCGACCAGGCCGGTGTCCAGCGCGGCAACCATATCGCCAAAATCCAGCACCACCACATCGGCCTGTGCTTCCGCCAGGAACAACCGCGTCGCCTCCGTCGCCGAAGACCGCAAACGGTAATCAGCCAGGTCTGACGGCAGTGTCAGGGGCTTGCGGCCATACAGATTGTGCCAGCCGCCTTCTTCCCATTTCAGCAAGGTTAGGCCACGGTCTGCCAGCAATGCGGCATAAGGCTCGAACAGATAGTGGTCCATTACGAAGTCGGCTTCGGCGTCTGACTCAAACAGGAACGGTGCCGCAAGGACGGACAGTTCAGGCACCAGAGCGGCCAGCGCCCCAATCGAGACAATGCCCATCTGCGCCCGGCCCCGGCGCAAGCTGGACAACATATTCTCTTCGTTTCCCACTTGCCCACCGGTGAGCATGTTGAGGGCCACTTTATCTCCCAGCGTTTGCTCAACCTCGTTATTGAACCGGACCCAGCGGCGGCCATGGGCGGAGTCCGGCGCTGAGAACGAGACGATGGTCAGAGGGATAGGCTCCTCAGCCTGGGCACTGCTCATACCCAGAGCCAACGCAATAAGGAGAAGAATTGAAGGCATCGCTAAGTGCTAGGGCAGGGGAGTGACGTTTAACTCAAAGAGTTCGAGCACGATGCCATTGGGATCATACAGCAGCGTCTGCATGGTTTTACGAGACGGGGACGGACCTTCTTTAATCACTTCGATCCCCATGGCTTTGGCGCGCTTTAAAATCTCAGCCGTATTGGACACGCGCACCGGCATGATGACGCCGCCATGCAGGGTGCGTTGGTTTGGCTTGTCGACGCTGGCACAGGCAGGGTCATTGGGGTCCATGAGGCCCAGCATCCCGATGCGGCTGCCGATAATGGGACCGGCCGGATACTCACCCTTGCCGACGAAAATCGCCATACGCAGTAAACTGGTTTCGGGCATGTCGATAATTTGCGCGGCCACTTGGATTGGGGCGCCGCCGTCATCGCGGATGACATCCATGCCCAGCACGTCGCGATAAAACTTCACCGTTTCTTCGATCTTGCACGTGACGATCATAGTGCGCACGTGTTGCGCTTGAACGGGTGGTTCGGTCTGCGCTGAGACGGTGTTGGTGAATGCGATGATGCCAGTGGCGATGCTGATCGCGACGGTTCTGACGACTTTGCTGAGCATGATGACCCCCTTAATAACGACCAGCTGAGTGTAGCCGGTTAGGGCGGGCTGTCCTGAAAAAAAGCGGCGAACGCGTGGGGGGCGTTCGCCGCTAGAGCACCGGAGATCGTGGGGTGGGAGGGAGGAGAGAGAGCCCCGGTGGCATTGTCTGACCCTACTGATTCCGGGGATTGTTTAACGAAAGCTGAATCATTTTGAGTGCGGTTCGACTCTTCATGGTTTCTCCCGAAAAGCGAGCCGGACTCCTTGCGGCTGAACAGGACAAAACCCATTTAAGGGATCAAGAATCGCATTTTAAGGCGACTCGAGGTAAGGTTTTTCGACGGAATTCAGCGTCTGGTTCAACCACAAGGACTTAAACCATGGCCACATCATCTGCGAAGCCAAAATCAAAGCCGCAATCAAAGCCGCAATCAAAGCCAAAGGCAGCGGCTAAGCCTATGCCTGCAGCACCGCAACCGGCTGACCAATCGCCCACAGCCCGCGCAAAAAAGACCGTTACAGAGGCTACT
This genomic stretch from Rhodospirillaceae bacterium harbors:
- a CDS encoding TonB-dependent receptor, with translation MQNPYFQKTLKSKLLAGVFAFGLPVTAGLIPLVIAASASAQQQLGQVAGRVVDANSGASLEGVRVRVEETGDTASTGAEGAFSLRNLAPGTYTLTFSYIGFPDERQAIEVAAGAISRPTISVFGGDAIDEIIVIGQRGAQASALNQQRMSSTISNVVSADQAGRFPDTNAAEALQRVPGISINREEKGGEGRFISIRGLDSSLNNFKLNGMNVAQTDKESRRVPLDVVQVDALSKIVVNKTLLPDMDGDGIGGSVELETASAFDANDRIIALNIEGNYNDFDEKLGGKFTGTYGDVFGTDGNFGLLISATYNKRYTLGYNNLQDEEYIPLFEQDEGEPVDLSGGNTLIPWWFGLGNFDNERENIGASIALDYRVSDATSLYAKGSYNKLEDIELSSGFFIIADDDELYQNGVFDPEGGTVYQVRSEYEESVFTNSTLTFGGETLFDAFTVEYSVGYARGLFDEPNDYEVAFEYELSDRVLYNYSNPFFPQPILSAADEAAIRDPSNFSLGGNDIDEDVSKDRKYVGQIDVTYEPSSPSISYIKGGAKALRSKRSLFEANVLEADGDLDLIGSVFDGGGFLDTSDIGSPYGQILRLNPDAIRDWRNIGTRLVNDGVLENDYDGDLPDEDSYNGTETIYAGYGMAMFTSGPWEAIGGVRVEYLDFESEGFEVIETEDDEILQGRVSTSSNTQILPRLQVNYRASDDLIFRGAAFTSLARPEFAFLNAATEIEIDDENSLEAFIGNPDLKPAYAWNFDLGVEYYLENIGLASANVFYKTIDNFIFFDAAPEGEVSVADLEARFPGFNIDAETVFNGNTAEVYGVELNFVNQFTNLDGFWGGFGVYANLTLQDSSADTGLDGRGKVPFFNAPSYVGTAALTYQKYGVETNIAYTVRGRSLEELGDYLIDKYQQSYKTLDVQARYALTDNVTAYVNAIDILDGGLDPVVNKTLGKTPGFPEDVTFNGRTVTFGLSARF
- a CDS encoding PhoX family phosphatase, with the translated sequence MTIVHNDRGRSRRRRCRSLAPALGQLVKRRLSRRQLLVGAGSSIAATAFAPRFSQAVTATQSSSLGFEEIRLQRTEGEVLAKGYQSEVIVAWGDPLFENAEPFNPAAQTAETALSQFGVNNDFTVFLPFDDEADPTHGLLFVNHEYPNPHLMWPGLSEETAGHEMTLEQLGTTMASVGCSVVEIRRMGRSWTVDRSSSYNRRISMSTPITLSGPAAGTPELITTKDPTGRTVFGTVSNCNGGVTPWGTVLTCEEGAGWIFAGDYQNTPNPELLRRYYYDDKNNDEYGWGRVDERFQLEREPNEPNRFEWVVEIDPFDPDSTPVKRTALGRFAHEGASTVLAPDGRLVVYLGDDWEFEYCYRFVSSRRVNTEDRDANKDLLDDGILSVARFEEDGKVRWLPLVFGQGPLTPDNGFYSQADILINTRRAADLLEATPMDSPEGFAPHPQTGDIYVALTSNSDRVEPNAANPRPSNRFGHLLELSPPPTESGPNHAASVFTWEVFALCGDPSNPDHEAAFHPETSRYGWFTDPDNIGFDPTGRLWVCTDGVQPSGHDALYVMDVQGPGRAMPRLFYCPPAGAECCSPTFSADGRTLFLAIQHPGEGVATLDETPTRWPDFVYSHPPRPAVIAITRIDGDIIGT
- the dctP gene encoding TRAP transporter substrate-binding protein DctP; protein product: MPSILLLIALALGMSSAQAEEPIPLTIVSFSAPDSAHGRRWVRFNNEVEQTLGDKVALNMLTGGQVGNEENMLSSLRRGRAQMGIVSIGALAALVPELSVLAAPFLFESDAEADFVMDHYLFEPYAALLADRGLTLLKWEEGGWHNLYGRKPLTLPSDLADYRLRSSATEATRLFLAEAQADVVVLDFGDMVAALDTGLVDGGVTTSVMYRVAGLYESAPHFTLTRHAFAPGALLANKAWADNTPPEILAAILSAQGSVDDNRKLVRQEALESLVLLKDAGITLHELTDEQRQAWRNIATPVQRKLMADIGGQAEWFFALALEGKQAFKAAR
- a CDS encoding VOC family protein, whose translation is MLSKVVRTVAISIATGIIAFTNTVSAQTEPPVQAQHVRTMIVTCKIEETVKFYRDVLGMDVIRDDGGAPIQVAAQIIDMPETSLLRMAIFVGKGEYPAGPIIGSRIGMLGLMDPNDPACASVDKPNQRTLHGGVIMPVRVSNTAEILKRAKAMGIEVIKEGPSPSRKTMQTLLYDPNGIVLELFELNVTPLP